One genomic window of Cinclus cinclus chromosome 6, bCinCin1.1, whole genome shotgun sequence includes the following:
- the GPR68 gene encoding ovarian cancer G-protein coupled receptor 1, with the protein MVNFTENVTEKCNINHDIQETLSPVVYIFVFILGLPANCLSLYYGYLQIKAKNELGIYLCNLTIADLLYIFSLPFWLQYALQHDNWTYDELLCKVCGIILYENIYISVGFLCCISIDRYLAVVHPFRFQRFRTMKAAAIVSIIIWAKEIMTCCFVFTHGEISMDAESHLVCFEHYPIKKWEHNVNYYRFSAGFLFPFFLLAFSYCGILRVVHKSPGTQKKKKIQIKRLVSSTVFIFLVCFGPYHILLVVRSLLENNCSFAEKIFNVYHISLLLTTFNCVADPVLYCFSSESTYQNFVKMRDSCLTCLGHLSTETKESYPLNTTETPKRTQHEQQPGLLQIPLDGAGMKDCFTTNVDSL; encoded by the coding sequence ATGGTGAATTTCACAGAGAATGTGACTGAGAAGTGCAACATTAATCATGATATCCAGGAGACATTATCCCCTGTGGTGTACATATTTGTGTTTATATTAGGCTTGCCAGCTAACTGCCTGTCACTGTACTATGGTTATTTACAGATCAAAGCTAAAAATGAATTAGGTATCTACCTTTGCAATTTGACTATAGCAGACCTGCTCTAcatattttctttgcctttttggCTTCAGTATGCTTTACAGCATGACAACTGGACCTACGATGAGCTGCTATGCAAAGTTTGTGGCATCATCCTGTATGAGAATATCTACATCAGCGTGGGCTTCCTGTGCTGCATCTCCATCGACCGCTATCTGGCCGTGGTGCACCCCTTCCGGTTTCAGCGCTTTCGGACCATGAAGGCTGCTGCCATTGTGAGCATCATTATCTGGGCCAAAGAAATCATGACGTGCTGCTTTGTCTTCACACATGGGGAGATCAGTATGGATGCTGAGAGCCACTTGGTGTGCTTTGAGCATTACCCCATCAAGAAATGGGAGCACAATGTCAATTACTATCGCTTCTCTGCTggcttccttttccccttcttcctgCTGGCCTTCTCCTACTGTGGGATTTTACGAGTTGTCCACAAGAGTCCTGGCACtcaaaagaagaagaaaatccaaattaaaaGACTGGTTTCAAGCACTGTTTTCATCTTTTTAGTCTGCTTTGGACCATACCACATTCTACTTGTAGTTCGTAGCTTGTTGGAGAACAACTGCTCATTtgctgagaaaatatttaatgtttacCATATTTCTCTCCTGTTGACTACTTTTAACTGTGTTGCTGACCCAGTATTGTACTGTTTTTCCAGTGAAAGCACTTACCAGAACTTTGTCAAGATGAGAGACTCTTGTCTGACATGCTTAGGCCATCTGAGTACTGAGACAAAGGAATCCTATCCCCTGAACACTACTGAAACTCCCAAGAGAACACAGCATGAACAGCAACCAGGGTTATTACAAATACCACTTGATGGTGCTGGCATGAAGGACTGCTTCACAACTAATGTAGACAGCctctaa